One Pontibacter deserti genomic region harbors:
- a CDS encoding YciI family protein — protein sequence MKYIFTLAILCCLGFAANAQTQNPTYNKALADSLGADNYGMKQYVLVILKTGSNTTTDKQKLNEYFRGHMENIGRLAKEGKLVIAGPLGKNDKAYRGIFILDAKTVEEAQKLVETDPAVKAKVFDVELYPWYGSAALPVYLDTHSKISKENP from the coding sequence ATGAAATACATTTTCACACTTGCTATACTTTGCTGCCTGGGCTTTGCCGCAAACGCCCAAACACAAAACCCAACCTATAATAAAGCTCTGGCCGACTCGCTAGGTGCCGACAACTATGGCATGAAACAGTATGTGCTGGTTATACTTAAAACCGGCTCCAACACCACTACCGATAAACAGAAGCTGAATGAGTACTTCCGTGGCCATATGGAGAACATCGGCAGATTGGCGAAAGAAGGAAAGTTAGTAATAGCTGGCCCACTTGGCAAAAACGATAAAGCTTACCGTGGCATTTTTATACTGGATGCTAAAACCGTAGAAGAAGCTCAGAAGTTAGTAGAAACCGACCCTGCCGTTAAAGCCAAAGTTTTTGATGTGGAACTTTACCCTTGGTATGGTTCTGCTGCCCTACCTGTATACTTAGATACGCACAGCAAAATATCGAAGGAGAATCCGTAG
- the rfaD gene encoding ADP-glyceromanno-heptose 6-epimerase translates to MIVVTGAAGFIASCLVSRLNAANFNDIVVVDNFSVAKKEDNLKGKKIKEFVDRDTFIEWLDKNYEEVEFIFHLGARTDTTEFNKDVFDLLNLNYSKAIWNACCEYQIPLVYASSAATYGSGTLGYDDDEATIPLLKPLNPYGESKNDFDIWALEQTAKPFFWAGLKFFNVYGPNEYHKGKMASVIFHAYNQIKAHGSMKLFRSHHPDFKDGEQMRDFVYVKDVVEVCMFLMHHRKNSGIYNLGSGQARTFLDLALNTFDAMGVTPNIDFMDTPENLRDNYQYFTEANMSKLRSIGYDKPFYSLEEGVKDYVQNYLIPGKYY, encoded by the coding sequence ATGATCGTAGTAACCGGTGCTGCCGGGTTTATTGCCAGTTGCCTGGTAAGCCGATTGAACGCAGCGAACTTTAATGATATCGTGGTGGTGGATAATTTTTCTGTCGCTAAAAAAGAAGATAACCTGAAAGGCAAAAAAATAAAGGAGTTTGTAGACCGCGACACCTTTATAGAATGGCTGGACAAGAACTACGAAGAAGTAGAATTCATCTTCCACCTGGGCGCCCGCACCGATACCACAGAGTTTAACAAAGATGTATTCGACCTGCTGAACCTGAACTACTCCAAAGCCATCTGGAACGCCTGCTGCGAATACCAGATCCCGTTGGTGTATGCATCTTCGGCAGCAACCTATGGTTCTGGCACGTTAGGTTATGATGATGATGAAGCAACTATTCCGTTACTGAAACCGCTGAACCCATACGGTGAGTCGAAGAACGATTTTGATATCTGGGCACTGGAACAAACGGCAAAACCTTTCTTCTGGGCCGGCTTGAAGTTCTTTAACGTGTATGGCCCAAATGAGTACCACAAGGGCAAAATGGCGTCAGTTATTTTCCATGCCTACAACCAGATTAAGGCCCACGGCAGCATGAAGCTCTTCCGCTCGCACCACCCTGATTTTAAGGACGGTGAGCAGATGCGCGATTTCGTGTATGTGAAAGATGTGGTGGAAGTTTGTATGTTCCTGATGCACCACCGCAAAAACTCCGGTATCTATAACTTAGGTTCCGGCCAGGCCCGCACCTTCCTGGATCTTGCCCTGAATACCTTCGATGCCATGGGCGTAACCCCAAACATCGACTTTATGGATACTCCAGAAAACCTGCGCGACAACTACCAGTACTTCACGGAAGCCAACATGAGCAAACTCCGCTCTATAGGCTACGACAAGCCTTTTTATAGTTTAGAAGAAGGTGTGAAAGATTACGTGCAGAATTACCTGATTCCGGGGAAGTATTATTAG
- a CDS encoding ABC transporter substrate-binding protein produces MRKFTKISRAGPAPMKNKTIVYTLYFLSLILGLQTIVSCQQKPEEQKQGITITDNLGRELHLPKQPKRVFGFTSAMAEMLFAIVDTANIIARTPDCDYPAGVYTKPIVSNYPVDMEQVLALKPDLIFTSEGMTPLDDAARLQELGIPVYYQKYRTVEDVLKGIEDIGRITGREQVANHLADSLRKEVQQLEAKYKNRQSKLQVLTITWTDPIYVYGQNTLLTDKLRILGAENAVKETFDQPYPALTREYILKLNPDVLMGGTKEKLEQTFFSQYPELRKIKAYKDGRIYAPTGNLIERPGPRIVESLKELEGFLYP; encoded by the coding sequence TTGCGTAAATTTACGAAAATATCCAGAGCAGGTCCTGCCCCGATGAAGAACAAAACCATAGTTTATACTTTATACTTCCTGAGCCTTATACTTGGGCTGCAAACTATAGTTAGTTGCCAGCAAAAGCCTGAAGAACAAAAGCAGGGGATAACTATAACCGATAATCTGGGTCGGGAACTACATCTGCCTAAGCAACCTAAAAGAGTTTTCGGGTTTACTTCGGCAATGGCTGAAATGCTATTTGCTATAGTTGATACCGCCAACATCATTGCCCGAACACCCGATTGCGATTATCCTGCTGGTGTTTACACCAAACCCATCGTTAGCAATTACCCTGTAGATATGGAACAGGTGCTTGCCCTGAAACCAGACCTGATCTTTACCAGCGAAGGCATGACGCCACTCGATGATGCCGCCCGACTGCAGGAATTGGGCATTCCGGTGTATTACCAGAAGTACAGAACTGTAGAAGATGTTTTAAAAGGGATAGAAGACATTGGTCGCATTACAGGCCGTGAGCAGGTAGCTAATCATTTAGCAGACTCACTCAGAAAAGAAGTGCAGCAGCTGGAAGCAAAGTATAAAAACCGCCAGAGCAAGCTGCAGGTGCTAACTATAACCTGGACCGACCCGATCTATGTGTATGGGCAAAACACGCTTTTAACTGATAAGCTCCGCATTTTAGGAGCGGAGAACGCTGTGAAGGAAACCTTTGATCAGCCTTACCCAGCCCTTACCCGCGAATATATTTTAAAGCTGAACCCGGATGTGCTGATGGGCGGCACCAAAGAAAAACTGGAGCAGACTTTTTTCAGCCAATACCCTGAGCTGCGCAAGATAAAAGCATACAAAGACGGCAGAATTTACGCGCCAACCGGCAACCTGATAGAGCGGCCGGGACCGAGAATTGTGGAGTCGCTTAAAGAGCTGGAAGGATTTCTGTACCCATGA
- a CDS encoding FecCD family ABC transporter permease, producing MMRGLYFILALLLIAIVIVLGLQVGSFESGLATIAEAFLNYNPDNTTHYAIVHLRLPRLLLALVVGAALAFCGYLMQAMVNNGLADPYLLGTASGASLGAVLVFFGFIEITIGSFYMPPMLAMAGAFIVTLVVVILGYRKRQLIPAQLLLAGIAISSLCTAMVGLLTFLSDSESKLKSVIFWSMGSFERASWTLLPYPAVALILALILFAFLQKQLNILMLGSERAQALGVQVSHTRWAILATVSIVTGFAVATSGPIGFVGLIVPHVTRGLLGTTGRSNLLFCAFVGGLFMLLCDLLSRIIYPPTGLPIGIITSFFGVPFFVYLLSRKNYKFSS from the coding sequence ATGATGCGCGGCTTATACTTTATACTTGCCCTGCTGCTCATCGCTATAGTTATAGTTTTGGGGTTACAGGTGGGTTCTTTCGAATCTGGCCTGGCAACTATAGCCGAGGCTTTCTTGAATTATAACCCCGATAATACAACTCATTACGCTATTGTGCATCTGCGCTTGCCGCGCTTGCTGCTGGCCTTGGTTGTTGGTGCTGCGCTGGCTTTTTGTGGGTATTTGATGCAGGCGATGGTAAACAACGGGCTGGCTGATCCATACTTGCTTGGTACAGCTTCAGGTGCATCATTGGGGGCGGTGCTGGTTTTCTTTGGGTTTATAGAGATAACTATCGGTAGTTTTTACATGCCGCCGATGCTGGCCATGGCGGGCGCTTTTATAGTTACGCTGGTGGTGGTTATACTTGGTTACCGCAAACGTCAGTTGATTCCTGCGCAGTTACTGTTGGCTGGTATTGCTATTAGCTCGCTTTGCACAGCTATGGTGGGTCTGCTAACTTTTCTCTCAGACTCTGAATCAAAATTAAAGTCGGTTATTTTCTGGAGCATGGGGAGTTTTGAGCGGGCCAGCTGGACGTTGCTGCCTTACCCGGCCGTGGCGCTTATTCTTGCGCTTATACTTTTCGCCTTCCTGCAGAAACAACTGAACATACTGATGCTGGGCTCCGAAAGGGCGCAGGCGCTGGGCGTGCAGGTGTCGCATACGCGCTGGGCTATACTGGCCACTGTTTCTATAGTTACCGGCTTTGCAGTGGCTACGTCGGGGCCTATTGGGTTTGTGGGGCTTATTGTTCCACATGTAACGCGCGGGCTGCTGGGCACAACCGGCAGGAGCAACCTGCTTTTCTGTGCTTTTGTGGGTGGTTTGTTTATGCTGCTCTGCGATCTTTTGTCACGAATAATTTATCCGCCAACAGGCCTGCCAATTGGAATCATTACTTCGTTCTTTGGTGTTCCTTTCTTCGTATATTTGCTGTCCAGAAAAAATTACAAGTTTAGCAGTTAG
- a CDS encoding 6-pyruvoyl trahydropterin synthase family protein: MIYVSRLEHFNAAHKLHNPNWSMAKNKEVFGPCANANWHGHNYELIVTVKGKPEPETGFVIDLKKLSTLIRTHIIEKVDHKNLNLDVPFMEGKLASTENLIIEFWNILAPQIEKISNAKLHSLKLYETPRNYVEYFGE; encoded by the coding sequence ATGATTTACGTTAGCAGATTAGAGCATTTTAATGCAGCCCACAAGCTGCACAACCCGAATTGGTCGATGGCGAAGAATAAGGAAGTGTTCGGGCCGTGTGCAAATGCCAACTGGCATGGGCATAATTATGAGCTCATCGTGACCGTAAAAGGCAAGCCGGAACCTGAAACCGGTTTTGTGATCGACCTGAAAAAACTGAGCACCCTTATCCGTACGCACATCATCGAGAAGGTAGACCACAAGAACCTGAACCTGGATGTGCCCTTTATGGAAGGCAAACTGGCCAGCACCGAGAACCTGATCATCGAGTTCTGGAACATACTTGCGCCGCAGATCGAAAAAATATCCAACGCGAAACTGCACAGCCTTAAACTTTACGAAACCCCACGCAACTACGTGGAGTACTTCGGAGAATAA
- the lpxB gene encoding lipid-A-disaccharide synthase: MKYYIIAGERSGDLHGSNLIKELRKKDPEAEISGWGGDMMQAAGMDLVRHYQDMAFMGFAEVIKNLRKIFGYLKEAKADIANYKPDVVILVDYAGFNMRIARFAKKRGLKVFYYISPKIWAWNQGRAHKIKKVVDRMFVIMPFEKDFYKRFDYEVDYIGNPVSDSVTDHVANPDFRAKNKLYNTKPIVAILPGSRAQEIENMLDVMLSVLPSFRDYQFIVAGVSTFGKEYYEQYNKDKNIKIVYDQTYDLLSHSVAALVTSGTATLETALFNVPQVVCYKTSKISYTIGKWVIKVPYISLVNLIAGKQVVTELIQDDFTGKQVTAELKSILFDKAFIKKQKDGYALVREKIGEYRTAERAAELMVAYLKGRG; encoded by the coding sequence ATGAAATATTACATTATAGCTGGCGAGCGATCAGGTGATTTGCATGGTTCCAACCTTATAAAAGAGCTTCGGAAGAAAGACCCGGAAGCGGAGATAAGCGGCTGGGGCGGCGACATGATGCAGGCAGCCGGTATGGATCTGGTGCGCCATTACCAGGATATGGCCTTTATGGGCTTTGCCGAAGTAATTAAGAACCTGCGCAAGATTTTTGGCTACCTGAAAGAAGCGAAAGCCGATATTGCCAACTATAAACCTGATGTGGTGATACTGGTAGACTATGCCGGTTTTAACATGCGCATCGCCAGGTTTGCCAAAAAACGCGGGCTAAAGGTTTTCTATTACATCTCCCCGAAGATCTGGGCCTGGAACCAGGGGCGCGCACACAAAATTAAAAAAGTAGTAGACCGCATGTTCGTGATCATGCCGTTTGAGAAGGATTTCTACAAGCGCTTCGATTACGAGGTAGATTATATCGGCAACCCGGTTTCTGATTCGGTAACCGACCACGTAGCCAACCCCGATTTCAGGGCGAAGAACAAGCTTTATAATACCAAACCAATTGTGGCTATACTTCCGGGCAGTCGTGCCCAGGAAATAGAGAACATGCTCGATGTAATGCTGAGCGTGCTGCCGTCGTTCCGCGATTACCAGTTTATAGTTGCCGGTGTGTCTACGTTCGGTAAGGAGTATTACGAGCAGTACAACAAAGACAAGAACATTAAAATAGTATACGACCAGACCTACGACCTGCTTTCGCACTCGGTAGCGGCACTGGTTACATCCGGCACAGCCACCCTGGAAACAGCTCTGTTTAATGTGCCGCAGGTGGTGTGCTATAAAACCAGCAAAATATCTTACACCATTGGTAAGTGGGTAATCAAAGTACCCTACATTTCACTCGTAAACCTGATCGCTGGTAAGCAGGTAGTTACAGAACTGATTCAGGATGATTTTACAGGCAAGCAGGTAACCGCCGAGCTAAAAAGCATCCTCTTCGACAAAGCCTTCATTAAAAAACAGAAAGACGGTTACGCCCTTGTGCGTGAGAAAATAGGCGAGTATCGCACTGCCGAACGCGCCGCTGAGTTGATGGTGGCGTATTTGAAGGGTAGGGGTTAG
- a CDS encoding sugar O-acetyltransferase, with protein sequence MQTEKQKMLAGELYNPLDPQLSEERLQARLLLKQLNDSREDYPIERSRIIKELIPNAGEGLWLQPPFYCDYGYNIIVGEKVFFNFNCVVLDVMPVTIGSRTLFGPNVQIYTATHPLNYKERAAGLEYAKPITIGEDVWVGGSVVICPGVTIGDRSVIGAGSVVTKDIPADVFAAGNPCKVIRTLDE encoded by the coding sequence ATGCAAACTGAAAAACAAAAAATGCTGGCAGGGGAGCTGTACAATCCATTAGATCCACAACTTTCAGAAGAGCGATTACAGGCAAGGCTGCTGCTAAAACAACTTAACGACTCCCGCGAAGATTACCCCATAGAAAGAAGCCGCATTATAAAAGAGCTTATACCTAATGCTGGCGAAGGCCTGTGGTTGCAACCACCTTTTTACTGCGACTATGGCTATAATATTATAGTTGGCGAGAAGGTTTTCTTTAACTTTAACTGCGTGGTACTGGATGTAATGCCAGTAACGATTGGCAGCCGCACGCTTTTCGGCCCGAATGTGCAGATCTACACCGCTACACACCCGCTAAACTATAAAGAACGAGCAGCCGGGCTGGAATATGCCAAACCCATAACTATAGGCGAAGACGTGTGGGTAGGAGGCAGTGTGGTAATTTGTCCCGGAGTAACTATAGGCGATAGAAGCGTGATAGGAGCAGGCAGTGTTGTTACTAAAGATATTCCCGCTGACGTTTTTGCAGCCGGTAACCCCTGCAAAGTTATCCGGACGCTGGACGAATAA
- a CDS encoding class I SAM-dependent methyltransferase encodes MTEIELELLVELHMSGDRQGPGSNETTLQALQLTGLDLTKPLKVADIGCGTGASTLVLAKHLEGQITAVDIFPEVLAKLEQRAAEQGLQDKITTLQCSMDALPFSANGFDLIWSEGAVYNMGFENGIRAWRKFLKPEGLLVVSESVWLTTERPQPIEDFWNTAYPEIDTVANKIKVLEQNGYLPLAHFVLPENCWTDKYYTPLEARIPKFLQKHPDDEVAKQVVEEHYEEIKMYQEYKQYYSYGCFIAKKLADE; translated from the coding sequence ATGACAGAAATAGAACTGGAGTTACTGGTAGAACTACACATGAGCGGCGACAGGCAAGGCCCGGGCAGCAATGAAACAACCCTGCAAGCGCTACAACTAACAGGTCTGGACTTAACCAAACCCCTGAAAGTTGCTGATATTGGCTGCGGAACCGGGGCATCTACGCTGGTACTGGCTAAACACCTGGAAGGACAAATAACTGCGGTGGATATTTTTCCGGAGGTGTTGGCAAAGCTTGAGCAACGTGCTGCTGAACAGGGGCTACAGGATAAGATAACCACCCTGCAATGCTCTATGGATGCGCTGCCTTTTTCTGCAAATGGGTTTGACTTGATCTGGTCGGAGGGAGCTGTCTACAACATGGGCTTTGAGAATGGCATCCGTGCCTGGCGCAAATTCCTGAAGCCCGAAGGCTTGCTGGTAGTGTCGGAATCGGTGTGGCTGACAACTGAAAGACCGCAACCTATAGAGGATTTCTGGAATACCGCTTACCCTGAGATTGATACGGTAGCTAATAAAATAAAAGTGCTGGAGCAGAACGGGTATCTACCTTTAGCCCATTTTGTGTTACCCGAAAACTGCTGGACAGACAAATATTATACCCCACTTGAGGCCCGCATACCAAAGTTCCTGCAAAAGCACCCCGACGATGAAGTGGCAAAGCAGGTGGTGGAAGAGCATTACGAAGAAATAAAGATGTACCAGGAATATAAGCAATACTATAGTTACGGATGCTTTATCGCTAAGAAGCTGGCTGATGAATAG
- a CDS encoding class I SAM-dependent methyltransferase → MDPAETGKMYDKIAKWWHDYHLNSDYGLAQIKRAISYSSNRGSALDVGCGSGGRVIKELVSAGFKVTGIDVSEKMIELARANHPDVDFLVQDISTWQTDQKHDLIVAWDSIFHLPLQMHAPVLAKLCNMLTQNGILIYTFGDDASGEHLSNWHNDQFYYSTIGIDGNLKAIMESNCQCRHLELDQFPQNHTYIIVQKK, encoded by the coding sequence ATGGACCCAGCTGAAACAGGGAAGATGTATGATAAAATTGCGAAATGGTGGCACGACTATCATCTGAACTCTGATTACGGGCTTGCCCAGATAAAAAGGGCTATCAGTTATAGTAGCAACCGTGGATCAGCGTTAGATGTTGGCTGCGGGAGTGGAGGCAGGGTTATAAAAGAGTTAGTAAGTGCAGGTTTTAAAGTTACAGGCATCGATGTTTCTGAAAAGATGATCGAACTTGCAAGAGCTAACCATCCGGATGTTGATTTCCTGGTGCAGGATATCAGCACTTGGCAAACTGACCAAAAGCATGACCTTATAGTTGCCTGGGACAGCATCTTTCATTTACCACTACAAATGCACGCTCCTGTTTTAGCTAAACTGTGCAATATGTTAACGCAGAACGGCATCCTGATCTATACTTTCGGTGATGATGCTTCGGGTGAGCACCTGAGCAACTGGCACAACGATCAGTTCTACTATAGCACCATAGGTATAGACGGTAACTTAAAAGCAATTATGGAAAGTAATTGCCAGTGTCGTCACCTGGAGCTCGACCAGTTTCCGCAGAACCATACCTACATTATAGTTCAGAAGAAGTAA
- a CDS encoding c-type cytochrome: MKKVFKIIGYTLVGILAIVAAGVIYMQYAFPNVDAAPAITIKKTPEMVVRGEYLANHVAVCIDCHSSRDWSLFAGPLKPGTHGQGGDRFDQTMGFPGVFYAKNITPDKETGIGSWTDGEIYRAITAGVNKDGDPIFPMMPYNAYSQMSEQDIYSIIAYLRTLKPIKNEVPKSDPDFPFNLILRTLPGAPNVKAEPVLNDQVSRGKYLVTVAACVDCHTPQESDEKMKFAGGAEFNLPFGTIRSANITPDKETGIGSWTEDAFVNRFKMHLDPEVANRKLEPTDFNSIMPWNMYAGMKEEDLKAIYQYLRTLEPQKNKVVKFTPAPAKS, translated from the coding sequence ATGAAGAAAGTATTTAAAATTATTGGCTATACACTTGTTGGTATCTTAGCCATAGTAGCTGCCGGCGTAATTTACATGCAGTATGCCTTCCCTAACGTAGATGCTGCACCTGCCATTACCATCAAGAAAACACCTGAAATGGTAGTTCGGGGAGAATACCTGGCAAACCACGTTGCTGTGTGTATAGATTGTCACTCCAGCCGCGACTGGTCTTTGTTCGCTGGTCCGCTTAAGCCCGGTACGCATGGCCAGGGCGGCGACCGCTTCGATCAGACAATGGGTTTCCCGGGAGTGTTTTATGCTAAGAATATAACCCCTGATAAAGAGACAGGTATAGGCAGTTGGACCGATGGTGAAATTTACCGGGCTATTACTGCAGGTGTAAACAAAGATGGCGATCCTATTTTCCCGATGATGCCATATAATGCTTATAGCCAGATGAGTGAGCAGGATATATATTCTATAATTGCATACCTGCGTACGCTGAAGCCTATTAAAAACGAAGTACCTAAATCGGACCCTGATTTTCCGTTTAACCTGATCCTGCGTACTTTGCCGGGCGCACCCAATGTTAAAGCAGAACCCGTTCTGAATGATCAGGTATCGAGAGGAAAATACCTGGTAACTGTAGCAGCTTGCGTAGATTGCCACACCCCGCAGGAAAGTGATGAAAAAATGAAATTTGCAGGTGGTGCTGAATTTAATCTGCCTTTCGGAACTATACGCTCTGCCAACATTACTCCTGATAAAGAAACAGGTATAGGATCGTGGACAGAGGATGCATTTGTTAACCGTTTTAAAATGCACCTCGACCCTGAAGTAGCTAACAGAAAATTAGAGCCTACCGACTTTAACTCGATAATGCCATGGAATATGTATGCGGGTATGAAAGAAGAAGACCTGAAAGCTATTTACCAATACCTGCGTACTTTAGAGCCCCAGAAAAACAAGGTAGTTAAATTTACACCGGCCCCTGCCAAATCATAA
- a CDS encoding carboxypeptidase-like regulatory domain-containing protein gives MKSYLRSFTLLIGALSFFTLTSCEREPETGPNAEGINGAVKIYNVYGEEQDPSGVTVTIEQTGKSTKTDSEGAYVLPYLESGSYTLEFNKEGHPTTSIDVEHVRTKHTSTAAPIARMIEPSSYHVTQASVVVNKDQYNNSYYIVSGRLNKAVPAGKEIQVKLYLGKDEAVSLTNYVHSFGYKVTGQDFQINYPYFASLLIDNEMKRGDRVYMVLYTDAIVEDACEGTWQKPICANSTTLNSSNPIIFSEVIPAL, from the coding sequence ATGAAGTCATATTTAAGATCTTTTACCTTGCTGATAGGAGCACTATCATTCTTTACCCTTACAAGCTGCGAGCGCGAACCCGAAACTGGCCCCAACGCCGAAGGTATAAACGGTGCCGTAAAAATTTACAATGTGTATGGCGAAGAACAGGATCCTTCGGGTGTAACGGTAACTATTGAGCAAACCGGCAAATCTACTAAAACAGACAGCGAAGGTGCATATGTATTGCCATACCTGGAATCAGGAAGTTATACTCTAGAATTTAATAAAGAAGGGCACCCTACTACTTCTATTGATGTAGAGCACGTGCGCACTAAACACACATCCACAGCGGCACCAATTGCCAGAATGATTGAGCCGTCTTCTTATCATGTCACGCAGGCATCAGTAGTTGTGAATAAAGACCAGTATAACAATTCGTATTATATAGTTTCCGGGAGGCTGAACAAGGCAGTGCCGGCCGGTAAGGAAATACAGGTTAAACTATACCTTGGTAAGGATGAGGCAGTATCTTTAACCAATTATGTACATAGTTTTGGTTACAAGGTAACAGGACAAGATTTCCAGATCAATTACCCATACTTTGCCAGCTTACTTATCGACAATGAAATGAAAAGAGGAGATCGGGTATATATGGTACTGTATACAGATGCTATAGTTGAGGATGCATGTGAGGGAACCTGGCAAAAACCGATCTGTGCAAACAGCACTACCCTGAACAGCTCTAACCCAATTATTTTCAGTGAAGTGATTCCTGCCTTATAG
- a CDS encoding dicarboxylate/amino acid:cation symporter: MKKLSFIPMAALISITIAAIITVLQQYNFINLPADVLMAVRWACIGVVLVYGVQKKSLTTWILVSMIVGAEIGYDFPEFATNLNVLSKVFLKLIKTIIAPLIFATLVVGIAGHSNLKQVGSMGWKAIVYFEIVTTLALFIGLAAINISKAGEGISQNLAEVNDDIAPVAKQTAADIILHVFPENIAKSVAEGQVLQIVVFSVLFAIGLAMVSEKKRKPMLDFCESLSETMFKFTNIIMYFAPIGVGAAIAYTVGHMGLSILVNLFQLLATLYVALLVFVLVVLLPVALIARVPVVRFLKAISGPVSIAFATTSSEAALPRAMEEMEKLGVPRKIVAFVMPTGYSFNLDGTTLYLALASVFVAQAAGIPLSWEQQLVMVFTLMLTSKGVAGVPRASLVILLGTVASFDLPVWPVFAILGIDELMDMARTSINVTGNCLATAVVARWEGELNIQPETGIAATTNPELQDELPTSEEKPKELV, translated from the coding sequence ATGAAGAAACTATCTTTTATTCCTATGGCTGCGCTGATAAGCATTACCATTGCAGCTATTATTACTGTTTTGCAGCAGTATAATTTTATTAACCTTCCGGCTGATGTGTTGATGGCAGTACGCTGGGCCTGTATCGGTGTAGTGCTGGTGTATGGCGTCCAGAAAAAATCTCTGACAACCTGGATACTGGTGAGTATGATAGTTGGTGCCGAGATCGGGTACGACTTTCCTGAGTTTGCCACCAACCTGAACGTGCTCAGCAAGGTCTTCCTGAAGCTGATCAAAACGATTATCGCCCCGCTTATTTTTGCTACGCTTGTAGTAGGTATAGCTGGCCACTCTAACCTGAAACAGGTTGGCAGCATGGGCTGGAAGGCCATTGTATATTTCGAGATCGTAACTACACTTGCCTTATTTATCGGTCTGGCCGCCATTAACATCAGCAAAGCCGGTGAAGGTATCAGTCAGAATCTGGCAGAAGTAAACGACGATATTGCCCCGGTAGCAAAGCAAACCGCAGCTGATATTATACTTCACGTTTTCCCGGAGAACATTGCCAAGTCTGTTGCTGAAGGACAAGTATTGCAGATAGTGGTATTTAGTGTGCTGTTTGCGATTGGCCTGGCTATGGTAAGCGAGAAAAAGCGTAAGCCGATGCTCGATTTCTGCGAAAGCCTTTCAGAAACGATGTTCAAGTTCACGAACATCATCATGTACTTCGCGCCGATTGGTGTGGGTGCAGCCATTGCGTATACGGTTGGCCACATGGGGCTTAGTATACTTGTAAACCTGTTCCAGTTGCTGGCTACGCTGTATGTGGCACTTCTGGTATTTGTTCTGGTGGTGTTGCTACCGGTAGCGCTTATCGCACGTGTTCCTGTTGTTCGTTTCCTGAAAGCTATTTCCGGGCCGGTTTCGATCGCGTTTGCGACTACCAGCTCAGAGGCTGCCCTGCCACGTGCCATGGAAGAAATGGAGAAACTTGGTGTGCCTCGTAAGATTGTAGCGTTTGTAATGCCGACTGGCTACAGCTTTAACCTGGATGGTACAACTTTATACTTAGCGCTTGCTTCAGTATTCGTGGCGCAGGCTGCAGGTATTCCGCTTAGCTGGGAACAGCAATTGGTAATGGTGTTCACGCTGATGCTGACAAGTAAAGGTGTGGCCGGTGTTCCAAGAGCTTCGCTGGTTATACTTTTAGGTACGGTTGCTTCTTTCGATTTACCAGTCTGGCCGGTATTTGCCATACTTGGTATAGATGAACTGATGGATATGGCCCGTACATCTATAAACGTAACCGGTAACTGCCTTGCAACTGCTGTAGTAGCACGCTGGGAAGGTGAGCTGAATATTCAGCCTGAAACCGGCATAGCAGCTACAACAAACCCTGAATTGCAGGACGAATTGCCAACTTCTGAAGAAAAGCCTAAAGAGCTGGTGTAA